The genomic DNA GCAGGTTAATTTTATCAACTTTTACCTCGTAGAGTTTCTCAACTGCTTCTTTTATGTCGCTTTTTCCAGCTTTGAGGCTGACTGCAAAGATTAGTTTGTTGTCGCGTTCAACCATGACGCTGGCTGACTCTGTCATTAGTGGGTACTGTA from Candidatus Bathyarchaeota archaeon includes the following:
- a CDS encoding 50S ribosomal protein L23 codes for the protein MDPNEVIQYPLMTESASVMVERDNKLIFAVSLKAGKSDIKEAVEKLYEVKVDKINLLITAQGTKKAFVKLTPEFRASDVAIKLGIL